The nucleotide window TGTACTGCACTGGCACGCGCGCCAGCTCGGGCACGTAGCGGCGCACGGGGCAAGCGCACTCGCTCCAGTCCAGCAGCGCTGTCATCTGTTGGGATTCACTCACATGTACTGCACTGGCACGCGCGCCAGCTCGGGCACGTAGCGGCGCACGGGGCAAGCGCACTCGCTCCAGTCCAGCAGCGCTGTCATCTGTTGGGATTCACTCACATGTACTGCACGGGCACGCGCGCCAGCTCGGGCACGTAGCGGCGCACGGGGCAAGCGCACTCGCTCCAGTCCAGCAGCGCTGTCATCTGTTGGGATTCACTCACATGTACTGCACTGGCACGCGCGCCAGCTCGGGCACGTAGCGGCGCACGGGGCAAGCGCACTCGCTCCAGTCCAGCAGCGCTGTCATCTGTTGGGATTCACTCACATGTACTGCACTGGCACGCGCGCCAGCTCGGGCACGTAGCGGCGCACGGGGCAAGCGCACTCGCTCCAGTCCAGCAGCGCTGTCATCTGTTGGGATTCACTCACATGTACTGCACTGGCACGCGCGCCAGCTCGGGCACGTAGCGGCGCACGGGGCAAGCGCACTCGCTCCAGTCCAGCAGCGCTGTCATCTGTTGGGATTCACTCACATGTACTGCACTGGCACGCGCGCCAGCTCGGGCACGTAGCGGCGCACGGGGCAAGCGCACTCGCTCCAGTCCAGCAGCGCTGTCATCTGTTGGGATTCACTCACATGTACTGCACTGGCACGCGCGCCAGCTCGGGCACGTAGCGGCGCACGGGGCAAGCGCACTCGCTCCAGTCCAGCAGCGCTGTCATCTGTTGGGATTCACTCACATGTACTGCACTGGCACGCGCGCCAGCTCGGGCACGTAGCGGCGCACGGGGCAAGCGCACTCGCTCCAGTCCAGCAGCGCTGTCATCTGTTGGGATTCACTCACATGTACTGCACTGGCACGCGCGCCAGCTCGGGCACGTAGCGGCGCACGGGGCAAGCGCACTCGCTCCAGTCCAGCAGCGCTGTCATCTGTTGGGATTCACTCACATGTACTGCACGGGCACGCGCGCCAGCTCGGGCACGTAGCGGCGCACGGGGCAAGCGCACTCGCTCCAGTCCAGCAGCGCTGTCATCTGTTGGGATTCACTCACATGTACTGCACTGGCACGCGCGCCAGCTCGGGCACGTAGCGGCGCACGTACTCGCCGTCGGGGTCGAGTCGGCGGCCCAGGCGCACGGGGCAAGCGCACTCGCTCGAGTCCAGAAGCGCCTCGAACGCCGACGACGACACCCACATCCAGTTGCCCGCGCACACTGACCTGCGCAAGCTCACCTGGCTCGTACACACACCACTGTTGCATTTTTAAACGCGAAAAACTTATCTACCGTAGTGAATTCCCCACTACAGCCACTTGTAAAGTGTACAGACCAGTCGGCGTCGAGCAGATACTTGAGGAAGTGGTCGAGGCCGTGTTCCCAGGAGAGCCAGAGCGTGCCGCGTGTGAGGAAGGAGGCCACAGTGTTGCGCAGCACGTGGTGCAGCCAGCCCTCAGACCGCAGCTGCCGCATCGCCGCGTCGATGAAAGGGAACCCAGTGCGACCCTCTGTCCATCTAACATATAAAGGCTTATTTCTTACCCATATCAGACCAGAATGCCACATAAATAAGGATTCTATTTCTAAACCTAACcaaaaaaatcacttttatatataatttgtctTATTCCGAAAGAGTGAAGCTTATTTACAGTACAGTACGTACTGCTTAATGTTTCCTATAACGACATAATTTATCACTgtcaaaatctctgtattaaACAATGAtaacaatctttttttaaacggggattatggtctcggaaaccaacggttaattACTTTGCttagtttataaaacttaaacaatTTCCACAATGACGATActcctaaaataaattaagaaccTCTTGAGAAAAAATTCGCCTCCTTCAATTGCAGAAACTGAAAAAGATTTCaactaaataatatcaaaatattgtaattcaatttcaacaactatttaaaaaaaaataccttggagaaaacaaattttatttacacaaataatataaaagtgaCAATACTTAGTCAATTCATCTCCTTCAGGATTCTTCCAGGGTATATCAAGACAGATGGAGTTCCCGCTCATTTTCCCGTAATTTGGATTGTTTACACTCATCGTGTAAAAATATTCGCGCCAAATCAGCTGACCTGCAAATAAACAGCACACGGTATTACATGAACTAcctcaaatatattaatattattgtaaatatttcaaaatatggtccttcgagtcggattTAATATGGAATACATTGATACCTGTAATAAAATGACCACTAGAGAGCCGGCCTTGGTGCACTTGCTGGAACAAATCTTGTAAAGCCCAATAGAATCTGCCAAAATAAGgtgattttaattcaaaatttattaacagtcGACCCACGGGTAGTTCGTCCCCTGGCTAGTTTAGCGCCCCTTGTTATCCgacatgtttattttcatgCTTTATAAATCGaatcgcctgcgactccgttcgcgcggaattaaaaaaacataataagtagtgtttgtattcttacagactatgttctacatttgtggcaaatttcatcaagatctgttgagccgttttggagatacctttaaaccaacatccattcaaacatttgcatttataatattagtaagatagcaaattttatagcattaatggcgctaaatttaatttttacttcgGACTATATTCGATCTGTAATTTGTCAGATTACAAGGTACTCTTTTGTAAAATAGTCCGAAATATAGCTTGTCGGATAACCGCGGGTCtactgtattttatatacaaaacaagAACTGTGTGAatcaataaattgttaaaaacttgaatacaattacaatgttttcactagccaaatcaaaataatgaaacaCAACTTACctacggacagacagacatccGAATCGTAAAGCCGGACTTAGCGATATCGGCGGGCCCAAAAGGTCCGGGTTGCCGTGAGTTGGAAGGTACGAGCCTCTgcaaattatcatttttaatataacatcatTCGTTGCTAGTAAGGAATGGCAAATATATTCAATCAAGGCGATGTTATTgctttctacaaaaaaaaaaaaaacatttaagtaattataacGTGTTTATGATGACCGACCTGCAGAATGTCTCGTACTCAACCTGCAGACGCTGCTGCATCTGGTGCAGCGCAGCAGTCTCTCCTCCCACCCAGCGGATCATGCGGATGTCCTCGCGCTCCAGGTGCACGTCCAGCTCCTCCGGCTTCGGTACCTTGAGACACCAGCTCGTCAGACATCACTagcaatattttgtatacGGGAATACAAGGACTTGGATAGTGAGCCGAAGAAATTAACTAGTTTAATGCTAAAATTTAGTACTTTTTGCGCTAGACACTGTACTATATTGTTatcatttagtttaaatatatcgCGAATTATCCTCACTTTATCGAAGACCGTGAACTCCTGGTAGAAGGTGTCGGGCAACACGCCGAAGTTCACCCCGGTGAGGTCCAAATCGCTGACGGGACGCGGCGGGTCCCCGATCGTCGACACCGTAtgctttaaaacatatttttatatatgttaaaataacaataataaagttaaacacGTATTACAAGCTAGGTCTTAGCTGAAACACCTCATAACGCATCTGGTATTGCCATGTTCGTCCATGTTCGTTGATGAACACCCTAGTGTTCCtattgctcgtttgcccccttcacttataaaaaaaaacaataaaaacacatttacatttttccaAAGAGAATGAACGATCGACCTGGAGGATGAAATCCTGGAGCGCCAATCCTACTTGAATGGGATAAAGACAGggaaatgataaattaaagggatgacaatatatttttgtataagtatTTCGCAAGTAGAAACACAAACTGACCAGAAACATCTGATATGTGAGAGGTGGGATTCCCCCATTGTATCGTATGACGGTGTCGGGCTCCCACAACGTGTGGGACACGTGCTCGCGACACACGACCCCAATCTCGCGACACGTCGACTTCACCGCGTCATCGCGTGCGCGCCACACCGGCTCACAGTCCTGCTCGAAGCACAGCTTACTTATGCCTGCAAATTTCAGACATACCCACCATGACATTAGACCAATCATAGCGCCAATGTTTAAGGTctttttttaacaagaaatTCTAAAATGACATTTCCTGGGTTGCCGTTCTTTTTACGCTGCTTAAAAagtgatgtttttatttaaaacttaatatgtaatacaaattaatcaggtataaataactaaatactattgctaatgtattttttttttacttacaacaGTTAGTACATACTTGGTCAATAAGTACCTTATCGCCATACTCACGAAAATCCCCGTCATCGGCCGGAGACACTGAAGCTGGCAACTTGTGTAGTAAACAGATTATGTAGAACGAATTGATTCGCGTCTTACCGAATTCCTCCCACAGACGCCGGAAGATGACATGCGGCGTGCCCTTCACCATGATGAGCCGGCCGCCATACTTCTTAAACTGATTGTCCAAGTCCTCGAGTGCTTCCAGAAGGTATCGCATACGATTGTACCCCACAACCTTCGTGCCTATGCCATATGTTACAGATAAGAAGAAAACTAGGTAAAGCAATTGTGTTAATCTTTCTTTACATGTTCATTACCATCGATACATCTGACAAATTGTCTTtggtaaatgtaaaaatttaaatagcacTGAACATGATAAATATTGAAGAATTCTAATCTTgacataaacaatttttaatattttttagctATAGTAATTATTCAGACTGTCAATGGAGGACGCCATTCGTAAACTATTACTTATAGTTCTTATACCTGCGGTTTCTCCATCGAAAATGAACATGGGAAAGAAGGGCACGGTCTTGTCTTCTAGAGCGCTGTGCAGCGCTGGGTTGTCGTGCAGCCTCAACCCGTGCCGGAACCATAACGCGCTTCCGCCCAACATTGTTCTTCAATATCTgggttatatataaaaattatatatttatttattgaaatcgaA belongs to Papilio machaon chromosome 10, ilPapMach1.1, whole genome shotgun sequence and includes:
- the LOC106708035 gene encoding cryptochrome-1, which produces MLGGSALWFRHGLRLHDNPALHSALEDKTVPFFPMFIFDGETAGTKVVGYNRMRYLLEALEDLDNQFKKYGGRLIMVKGTPHVIFRRLWEEFGISKLCFEQDCEPVWRARDDAVKSTCREIGVVCREHVSHTLWEPDTVIRYNGGIPPLTYQMFLHTVSTIGDPPRPVSDLDLTGVNFGVLPDTFYQEFTVFDKVPKPEELDVHLEREDIRMIRWVGGETAALHQMQQRLQVEYETFCRGSYLPTHGNPDLLGPPISLSPALRFGCLSVRRFYWALQDLFQQVHQGRLSSGHFITGQLIWREYFYTMSVNNPNYGKMSGNSICLDIPWKNPEGDELTKWTEGRTGFPFIDAAMRQLRSEGWLHHVLRNTVASFLTRGTLWLSWEHGLDHFLKYLLDADWSVCAGNWMWVSSSAFEALLDSSECACPVRLGRRLDPDGEYVRRYVPELARVPVQYIYEPWKAPIDVQERANCIIGKDYPAPMVNHLDAAARNKNNMKELRRILEKAPPHCCPSSEEEIRRFMWLNDDTESEVSTS